Within the Calditerricola satsumensis genome, the region CGGCGGTGACGTGGGCGAGTGGCGCGGCGCGCTCACCGTGGGCCAGCACTACGCCCGCGCATCCGGCACCGCCCCGCCCTCCGGCGTGGCGGTGCCCGCCGCGTTCCACCTGGCTGCGGCCAACGCCGAGGCGGCCTTTGGCGCGGTGCCGGGTTTGCTCGGCGAGACGCTCAAGCGGGCCGGGCTGCGGCGGATGGTGGCGGGGCACGCCGATAGGGATGAGGCCCCCCGCCGCTTGGCGCCGCTCCTGCTCATGGACCAGGACGGGCGCGTGCCGGAGGGGCAGTTCGGCCCGCCCGTCATGCACCTGGATCCAACAGCCCCCGGCGGATGGCGCACCGATGTGGCCGCCATGCGGGATGCGGTGGCGTCCTTTTTGCGCGGGCCGTCCGGCGTCGTCGCGGTGGAATTCGGCGATTGGGCTCGCCTGGCCGCAGAGAAGCCGCAGATGGCCCCGGTTCGGTGGGCGGCGGAACGCGCGGCCACGCTGGAGGCACTGGACCGCCTCGTGCAGGGCATCGCCGCGCGAGTGGGGCCGGAGGATCTCCTGCTCGTCTTCTCCCCGTCCGTCCACCGCGAGGCGGAAGCGGAAGGGGCGCGGGTGATGCCGCTCCTCGTGTACAGGCCCGGCGGCGAGCCCGGCGTGGCCACCAGCACGTCGACGCGCCAGGGGGGATGGGTGACGGGCACCGACGTGGCCCCGACCGTCCTTGCCCACTTTGGCCTTTCCGCTCCGGCCGCGATGAGCGGCGCGCCGATTGCGGTGCGCCCCGGACAGGCGGATGCGGTGTTTGACGATGTGGACAAGCGGGTGGCCGTTTACCGGCTGCGCCAAAACGTGGTGCCGCCGCTTGCCCTGGCGATCATCGGCGTGCTGCTCGTCGCCTTGTGGTTCATGTGGCGCGGGCGAAGGGTCGTTTCTCCGGCGTCCCTCCCGCGGTGGTCGGCTGTGCTCCAGGGGGCCCTGTTCGCCGTGCTGGCGTTGCCCGGCGTGCTCTTGGTGCTGGCCCCCTGGGCGGTGGCGTGGCCCTGGCTGGCCTACGCCTGCGCCGCCATCGCCGCAGCCGGAGGGGCAGGGGCGATCCTGTGCCGGCTGCGCCCCTTAGCCGCGTTGGGTGTGGTGGCGGCGGGCAACGTCCTCATGATCCTGGCCGATGGCCTGGCCGGCGGGCCCCTGGCCCGCTATGCCCTCCTCAGCCATGATCCGATTATCGGGGCGCGGTTTTACGGCTTGGGCAACGAGTACTCCGGCGTCCTTCTGGGTGCCAGCGTGCTTGCCGCATCGGCCCTATGGGTGACGGTCGGGGACCGAAGGAGATGGGCGCGCGGGCTTGTGCTCGTCGGTTTGGCGGCGGCGTTTCTCTACACGGCGGCCCCCGGCGGCGGGGCCAATTTCGATGCCGTGACGGCCATGCTGCCCGCCTTTGTGCTGACGGTGTGGCGGCTTTCGGACCGGCCGATCACGCCGCGCGCGCTGCTTGTGGTCGGAACGCTTTCCGTGGGTGTAGGGGCGGCCGTTCTGTATGGCCACGCGGCGATGCCCGAGGCGCAGCTGTCGCACATCGGCCGCGCCGTTCGTCGCCTGCTTGCTGGCGACTGGGGTCCGCTTGTGGACATCGCCCGGCGCAAGTGGGACATGAACCTTCGCCTGCTGCGGGTCTCGATCTGGGGCAAGGTGTTTGTGACGTCGCTCCTCGTGCTGATCGGCGATCTCCTTCATTCCGAGGCGCGCCAGGACGCTTCACCCGTCGGGAGATTTTTGCGCGGCCTCAGCGGCGGGGCGTTGGGCACGTTCCTCGCCCTCCTCGTAAACGACAGCGGGATTGTGGCGGCGGCGACGAGCAGCCTGTTTCTCGCGGTTCCCCTCTTGTGCCTCCATCTTTCCGCGGCACAAGCGGCGGCGGCCGGCCGCCATCTTTACACTCCCTCCACATCCCTGTGATACAATGGACCCGGAAACCGCCGGGCCCGTGGGCCAGGGCCCATCAGGGGGAAAACCGATGGACAATGCCCGTGAACACAGGCGCCAAGCCAAACGCCGGCTCCGCGCGCGGATCCTGGCGGTGCGCGATGGCCTCCCCGAGGCGGCGCGCGCCGCGGCGTCGCGGCGGATTTGCGCGGCCGTTGCGGCGCTCGATGTGTGGCGCGACGCGGAGACGGTGATGCTGTATGCCGCCTTTGGCAGCGAGGTGAACGTCGACGCCCTCGTAGCCTGGGCCTGGCGCGCGAACAAGAAGGTGCTGCTTCCGCGCGTCGAGAAGGCGGAGCGGCGCATTCGGCCCTATCGGGTCGACGGTTGGGATGTCCTTGTGCCCGGCACCTATGGCATCCGCGAGCCCGATCCCGCGCGCTGCGCGCCGTGGACGGGCCCGATCGACGCCGTCATCGTCCCGGGCGTGGCCTTTGACGGCCGTGGGGGGCGGATGGGGTACGGCGCGGGATACTACGACCGCTTTCTGACCGGCCCGGCCGATGGAGCGGTGCGCGTGGCGGTGGCCTTCTCGTGCCAGGTGGTGGACGCGTTGCCGCTGGAACCGCACGATGCCCCGATGCATTGGTTGGTCACCGAAGACGGCGCCTTCCGCCTGCCGGCGAGCACCTTCGCGGTCCAAAGCCGGGCCGGCGCGATCGGGTAACGCGCCGTCAAAAAATCGCCACCAAACGGGGAAAATTCTCCTCGGCTTTAGGCGCTGGCGTTGGTGTACAATGGGGGTGGAGAATGGGGAGTTATCGGTCGCCGAAGGAGGGGACCTGTGATGTGGAAGGTCGGCATCATCACGGCCAGCGACACCGCCGCCCGTGGCGAGCGGGAAGACGAAAGTGCCCGGGTGCTGCACGAGCTGGTGCGCGAGCATCTCAAGTGCGACGTGGTGGTTTACCGCATCCTGCCCGACGACATCGAAACGCTCAAGGAGCACATGATCGAGCTGATTGACCGGGAGCACGTCGACCTGCTCCTCACCACCGGCGGCACCGGCCTGTCGCCCCGCGACGTGACGCCCGAGGCGACGCTGGCGGTGATCGACCGGGAGATCCCGGGCTTTGCCGAAGAAATGCGCCGCGCGTGCATGGCCCATTCGCGGCGGGCCATGCTCACGCGCGCCGTCGCCGGGACGCGGGGCAACGCCTTGGTCATCAACTTCCCGGGAAGCCCCAGCGGCGTGCGGGAATGCTTCGCGGCCATCGTCGACCAGATTCCGCATGCGCTGGCCATCTTGCAGGGCAAAGAGGCCGAGTATGCGGGCCAGCCTGTCGAATAACCGAGGGCCTTGCCCACCATGGAGGAGGTGACGGGCCGTGTTTTCCAACATCGGCTTTGGGGAAATTCTGCTGATCCTGCTCATTGCCCTGCTCCTGTTTGGACCGAGCAAGTTGCCGGAACTGGGGCGCGCCTTTGGGCGCACGCTGCGCGAGTTTAAGAACGCCACCAAGGGCTTAGTGGACGACGACGAGGGCGGCAATGCGGGCGAAGCGCCCAGAGCGTCCAAGTAACGCCATGCGCGTGCCCACCGGACGCATGACGGAGCAACGGAGCCTGTCGAGGGGGCGAAAACCGCTGTGCGGGACCCGGAAATGAGCTACCTCGACCATATCCAGGAGCTTCGCCGACGCGTCATCCGCGTCCTCCTTTTTTTTCTGGCCGCCCTGGTTTTGGGCTTTTTTGTCGCCCAGCCGGTGGTCGAGACGCTGAAAACCCATGACGTGGCCAAGGAGATCCCGTGGTTTGTCTTCAACCTGACCGACGCCCTGCGCGTCTACATGCAATTCGCCTTTCTCATCGCCACGCTCCTCACCCTGCCGGTGGCGCTGTATCAGCTGTG harbors:
- a CDS encoding MogA/MoaB family molybdenum cofactor biosynthesis protein — its product is MWKVGIITASDTAARGEREDESARVLHELVREHLKCDVVVYRILPDDIETLKEHMIELIDREHVDLLLTTGGTGLSPRDVTPEATLAVIDREIPGFAEEMRRACMAHSRRAMLTRAVAGTRGNALVINFPGSPSGVRECFAAIVDQIPHALAILQGKEAEYAGQPVE
- a CDS encoding twin-arginine translocase TatA/TatE family subunit → MFSNIGFGEILLILLIALLLFGPSKLPELGRAFGRTLREFKNATKGLVDDDEGGNAGEAPRASK
- a CDS encoding 5-formyltetrahydrofolate cyclo-ligase, producing the protein MDNAREHRRQAKRRLRARILAVRDGLPEAARAAASRRICAAVAALDVWRDAETVMLYAAFGSEVNVDALVAWAWRANKKVLLPRVEKAERRIRPYRVDGWDVLVPGTYGIREPDPARCAPWTGPIDAVIVPGVAFDGRGGRMGYGAGYYDRFLTGPADGAVRVAVAFSCQVVDALPLEPHDAPMHWLVTEDGAFRLPASTFAVQSRAGAIG